A window of the Ammospiza nelsoni isolate bAmmNel1 chromosome 29, bAmmNel1.pri, whole genome shotgun sequence genome harbors these coding sequences:
- the LOC132085162 gene encoding olfactory receptor 14A16-like, with protein MSNSSSISHFLLLALADTRQLQLLHFCLLLGISLAALLGNGLIISAVACGHHLHTPMFFFLLNLALTDLGSICTTVPKAMHNSLWDTRDISYTGCAAQLFFFMFFISAEFSLLTIMCYDRYVSICKPLHYGTLLGSRACAHMAAAPWASAFLNALMHTANAFSLPLCHGNALGQFFCEIPQILKLSCSQSNLRELGLIVVSLCLSFGCFVFLVFSYVQIFRAVLRIPSEQGQHKAFSTCLPHLAVVSLFISTGTFAQLKPPSISSPSLDMSVSVLYSVVPPALNPLIYSLRNQELKAAVQTMMTGCFQKR; from the coding sequence atgtccaacagcagctccatcagccacttcctcctgctggcactggcagacacacggcagctgcagctcctgcacttctgcctcttgctgggcatctccctggctgccctcctgggcaacggcctcatcatcagcgccgtagcctgcggccaccacctgcacacacccatgttcttcttcctgctcaacctggccctcactgacctgggctccatctgcaccactgtccccaaagccatgcacaattccctctgggacaccagggacatctcctacactggatgtgctgctcagctctttttctttatgttcttcATCTCAGCAGAGTTTTCCCTtctgaccatcatgtgctacgaccgctatgtgtccatctgcaaacccctgcactacgggaccctcctgggcagcagagcttgtgcccacatggcagcagctccctgggccagtgcctttctcaatgCTCTCATGCACACGGCCAAtgcattttccctgcccctgtgccatggcaatgccctgggccaattcttctgtgaaatccctcagatcctcaagctctcctgctcacaaTCAAACCTCAGGGAACTTGGGCTCATTGTAGTTAGTCTTTGTTTATCATTTGGCTGTTTTGTGTTccttgttttctcctatgtgcagatcttcagggctgtgctgaggatcccctctgagcagggacagcacaaagccttttccacctgcctccctcaccttgCTGTGGTGTCCTTGTTTATCAGCACTGGCACATTTGCTCAGCTGAAGCCCCCCTCCATTTCCTCCCCATCGCTTGATATGTCagtgtcagttctgtactcggtggtgcctccagccctgaaccccctcatctacagcctgaggaaccaggagctcaaggctgcagtgcagaCAATGATGACTGGATGCTTTCAGAAACGTTGA